ACGAACTGTTCTACAACAAGATCGGTGTCGATGACAGCGAGTCCAACAACGATTAAGAGCAGCGTTCAAAGATAACCAGACCCGAAGGCCCACAAGGCTTTCGGGTTTTGGTGTTTTTAGGGCTATGATTAAAGAGTTTCGGGTTTGGGTTCGGTTTTGAGCGAATCATGCACCCATTTCGAATAAGCGGGGTTCACCGCTTCAATTTTCCATTCGATAATGCAGGGGCAGCTGTAGCTATGAAGCTCCTCGATCCTTTGCATCACGCGGCCTCGATATTCCGGACTGGTTTTGACCAGGAGGATGCTTTCCTGGGTCTGCTCCAGCATGCCTTCCCACATGTAAAGGGAATCGGCGGCTGGGATGATGTTCGCGCAGGCGATAAGCTGCTCTTCAATCAGCTTATGACTGATGCTTTCGGCCTCGTCGCGATTGCCACAGGGGACGTAAAGTACGCTGATCATTGTCGGCTCCTTAGTTGGGAAGATCCATGATAATGGTCACCGGTCCGTCGTTCACTGCGCTGACTTCCATATGGGCCTGAAAAACTCCTGCTTCCACCCGAACGCCTTTACCTGCCGCGCATTCCAGGAACTGTTCATAAAGCGCACGCGCCTTGTCCGGTGGTGCCGCATCCTGAAAGTTCGGCCGTCGTCCTTTGCGACAATCACCGTAAAGAGTGAATTGACTGACAATCAAAAGGCTGCCGCCCACATCCAGCACCGACCGATCAAAGCGTCCCTCATCATTCGGAAAGATGCGAAGGTTCACGATCTTGTCGGCCATCAGCGGCACGAGCTCCGGCCCATCGCTGTGATGCAGGCCTAGATACACCAGAAGGCCAGCCTCGATACTGCCTACAACTTTGTCTTCAACTTTGACATCAGCGCGGCTGACTCTTTGAATCACGGCTCTCATGCGATATGGTTATTTTCCTCGGGAAAAAGCTTTTTTCTTGGGGCCCTATCGGCTACTGTCAGCACGTTGCCCACCTTAAACGCAGGGAGTTGGTCGTGTCAAAAGCAAAGCGTAAAGTTCTCGTCGTCGTGATGGATGGTGTGGGTGTACGGGCCAGCTCCTACGGCAATGCTGTGAAGCTCGCTCATACACCGCAGCTCCGTCAGTTGGAAAAAACCGGGCTTTATCGAACACTGAAGGCCCACGGCACCTATGTGGGATTGCCCAGTGATTCTGACATTGGCAACAGCGAAGTTGGTCACAATGCCTTGGGTGCCGGTCGGGTTTTCGATCAAGGCGCCAAGCTCGTGCAAAACGCCATTGATGATGGCAGCTTATTTCGCGGCGAAACCTGGCAGGACCTTGTGCGGTCGGTGAAGAGCCAGGAGTCCACGCTGCATCTGATCGGTCTTCTTTCGGATGGCAATGTGCATTCGCATGATGGTCATCTGCATGCGCTCCTGCGTCAGGCGAAGAAGGCCGGCCTGAAACGCGTGCGGGTTCATGCGTTGATTGATGGAAGAGATGTCGGGGAAAAGACCGCCGAGATTTATGTCGAGCGGCTGGAAAAGGTCATGAGCGAGCTGCAAAGCTCGGACTTTGATGTGAAAGTCGCGTCGGGCGGCGGCCGCATGACAACGACCATGGATCGCTATGAAGCCGACTGGTCGATGGTGGAGCGGGGATGGAAGGCCCATGTTTTGGGTGAAGCTCCCAATCGATTCCCCAGTCTGCGTTCTGCCATTATAGGTTTCCGTCAGGATCCCAAGCTGATTGATCAGTATTTGCCGCCTTTTGTGATCGTCGAAAATGAAAAACCCGTTGGAACCATTGAAGATGGTGATGGCGTCGTGCTCTTCAATTTCCGTGGGGATCGGGCAATCGAGATCTGCCGCGCATTCAATGAAGAGGATTTCAAGGTCTTCGA
Above is a window of Oligoflexus sp. DNA encoding:
- the dtd gene encoding D-aminoacyl-tRNA deacylase; translated protein: MRAVIQRVSRADVKVEDKVVGSIEAGLLVYLGLHHSDGPELVPLMADKIVNLRIFPNDEGRFDRSVLDVGGSLLIVSQFTLYGDCRKGRRPNFQDAAPPDKARALYEQFLECAAGKGVRVEAGVFQAHMEVSAVNDGPVTIIMDLPN
- the cutA gene encoding divalent-cation tolerance protein CutA, giving the protein MISVLYVPCGNRDEAESISHKLIEEQLIACANIIPAADSLYMWEGMLEQTQESILLVKTSPEYRGRVMQRIEELHSYSCPCIIEWKIEAVNPAYSKWVHDSLKTEPKPETL
- the gpmI gene encoding 2,3-bisphosphoglycerate-independent phosphoglycerate mutase, with protein sequence MSKAKRKVLVVVMDGVGVRASSYGNAVKLAHTPQLRQLEKTGLYRTLKAHGTYVGLPSDSDIGNSEVGHNALGAGRVFDQGAKLVQNAIDDGSLFRGETWQDLVRSVKSQESTLHLIGLLSDGNVHSHDGHLHALLRQAKKAGLKRVRVHALIDGRDVGEKTAEIYVERLEKVMSELQSSDFDVKVASGGGRMTTTMDRYEADWSMVERGWKAHVLGEAPNRFPSLRSAIIGFRQDPKLIDQYLPPFVIVENEKPVGTIEDGDGVVLFNFRGDRAIEICRAFNEEDFKVFDRVRWPKVFFAGMMEYDGDLHIPARYLVSPPAIDDTLTEHLVKQGLRQFACSETQKYGHVTYFWNGNKSGLFDEKLEDYVEIPSDVIQFDLKPWMKCYEITEATIARMRSGSFDFARINYPNGDMVGHTGNLEATITSMSALDLCIGRLVQAAKETDTVLIITADHGNADEMFDTNQEGPADWLDLPFSWRPKPKTSHTLNPVPFYLYDPRGPNGYRLVPGIDKASIANIAATVITVLGVPKKDNYLPSLVELI